One genomic window of Legionella jordanis includes the following:
- a CDS encoding patatin-like phospholipase family protein, producing the protein MKKNQRANQLKLNQLNLALEGGATHGAFIWGVLDRLLDEPDFKVEGIASSSAGSYNATILASALLSGGPAEAKKALKTFWESFASMAPFTPFHRGVLDRLIGHWNLDFSTSFLTYEWLSRALSPYLNVNPLMGIKNLLEEVIDFDNLRKSETKLFVFATNVTSGKARIFKNDDITPDVLIASSSLPTLFPATEVNGEEYWDGGYTGNPSLRPLVEDCASKDIILVHINPQHRNDVPVISPHIINRANEVAFSVRIATELYFIELLKENPDSLSGDANKWAEAKVHPIYDQEVLELDYSTKFNADFEFINFLFNKGRNAAEAFLIDQGLH; encoded by the coding sequence ATGAAGAAAAATCAACGCGCCAATCAACTCAAGCTTAATCAATTGAATTTGGCACTGGAAGGCGGGGCAACCCATGGTGCATTCATTTGGGGTGTTTTGGATAGACTCCTTGATGAACCAGACTTTAAGGTTGAAGGAATTGCTTCAAGTTCGGCAGGTTCATATAACGCGACCATTTTAGCAAGTGCCCTTTTATCCGGGGGACCCGCAGAAGCAAAAAAAGCCCTTAAAACCTTTTGGGAAAGTTTTGCAAGCATGGCGCCATTTACTCCTTTTCACCGAGGGGTCTTGGATAGGCTAATCGGCCATTGGAACCTTGATTTTTCGACTTCATTCCTAACCTACGAATGGCTGTCCCGCGCCTTATCCCCTTATTTAAATGTTAATCCTTTAATGGGTATAAAAAATCTGCTGGAAGAAGTAATTGATTTCGATAACCTCAGGAAAAGCGAAACAAAATTATTTGTATTTGCAACGAACGTGACCTCTGGGAAAGCCAGAATTTTCAAAAATGATGACATAACGCCGGATGTTCTGATCGCTTCTTCAAGTTTGCCGACCTTATTTCCGGCCACAGAAGTTAATGGAGAAGAATACTGGGATGGAGGGTATACAGGAAACCCAAGTTTAAGGCCGCTGGTGGAGGATTGTGCCAGCAAAGATATAATCCTTGTACATATTAATCCGCAACATCGCAACGACGTTCCTGTCATCTCACCCCATATTATTAATAGGGCGAATGAAGTTGCCTTCAGTGTACGCATAGCCACCGAATTGTACTTTATAGAGCTATTGAAAGAAAATCCGGACTCTTTGTCAGGTGATGCGAACAAATGGGCTGAAGCAAAAGTACACCCCATCTACGATCAGGAAGTACTCGAACTCGATTACTCAACGAAATTTAATGCGGATTTTGAATTTATAAATTTCCTGTTCAACAAAGGAAGAAATGCTGCAGAAGCATTTCTAATTGACCAGGGGCTCCACTGA
- a CDS encoding Hpt domain-containing protein produces the protein MKEAHDLNDWESTQNIAHKIKGGAVYLGTVRLKMACQHLEHYWKSGHSELLEPLYQQVITVINDSLEAMNDWLEKHG, from the coding sequence ATGAAAGAAGCCCATGATTTAAATGATTGGGAAAGCACCCAAAACATTGCCCATAAAATCAAAGGCGGTGCAGTTTATTTAGGTACGGTGCGATTAAAAATGGCCTGTCAGCACCTGGAGCATTATTGGAAATCAGGGCATTCTGAGTTATTAGAACCCCTTTACCAGCAAGTCATCACCGTCATCAATGACAGTCTCGAGGCTATGAATGACTGGCTTGAAAAACATGGATAA
- a CDS encoding BaiN/RdsA family NAD(P)/FAD-dependent oxidoreductase, with protein MEQIEVIIIGAGAAGLMCAIEAGKRRRKVLILDHANKVGKKILMSGGGRCNFTNYNIEPHHYFSHNPHFFKSALSRYTQWDFIELVKKHAIPFHEKTLGQLFCDNKSKDIVDMLLAECEKAGVSIHLNSKIEKIQLMDSSHFKIHSSRGTFLCNSLIIATGGLSIPTMGASPFAYKIAEQFGIKVWPTRAGLVPLTLDVTDKEKCSTLSGISIDSKVNNERKEFRENILFTHRGLSGPAILQLSSYWHPGEPISVNFLPEQNLFEDLKKARLEMPQKQLNSILSMYLPKRLIEAFIPPNLAETKLADLSNREMTAIAHQMHSWIVKPNGTEGYRTAEVTIGGVDCNAISSKTMEANDIPGLYFIGEALDVTGWLGGYNFQWAWSSGWAAGQVA; from the coding sequence ATGGAACAAATTGAAGTGATTATTATTGGGGCGGGGGCTGCCGGCTTGATGTGTGCAATTGAAGCAGGCAAGCGCCGCCGCAAGGTCCTGATTCTGGATCATGCCAACAAAGTGGGTAAAAAAATTCTTATGTCTGGAGGAGGGCGTTGTAATTTTACTAACTACAATATAGAACCCCATCACTATTTTTCTCATAATCCCCATTTTTTTAAGTCTGCATTGAGTCGCTATACCCAATGGGATTTCATCGAGCTCGTAAAAAAACATGCTATTCCTTTTCACGAAAAAACATTAGGGCAATTATTTTGTGATAACAAATCCAAAGATATTGTAGACATGTTGCTTGCGGAGTGTGAGAAAGCGGGAGTATCAATTCATTTAAATAGCAAGATAGAGAAGATCCAACTCATGGATAGCTCTCATTTTAAGATTCACTCCAGCAGAGGCACGTTTCTCTGCAATTCATTAATCATTGCCACTGGCGGCTTATCCATCCCAACTATGGGCGCAAGTCCCTTTGCTTATAAAATTGCCGAGCAATTTGGAATTAAAGTCTGGCCAACCCGAGCAGGACTTGTTCCTTTGACCTTGGATGTCACTGATAAAGAAAAATGTTCAACCCTTTCTGGGATTAGCATTGACAGCAAAGTTAACAATGAACGAAAGGAATTTCGAGAAAATATTTTGTTTACCCATCGAGGATTAAGCGGCCCTGCCATTTTACAATTATCCTCGTATTGGCACCCTGGAGAACCCATCAGTGTTAACTTTTTACCCGAGCAAAATCTTTTTGAAGATTTAAAAAAAGCGCGTCTTGAAATGCCTCAAAAACAATTAAATTCTATTCTATCAATGTATTTGCCCAAACGATTGATCGAGGCATTCATTCCGCCAAATCTCGCCGAAACAAAGCTTGCAGATTTATCCAATCGAGAGATGACGGCCATCGCACATCAAATGCATAGTTGGATTGTTAAGCCTAATGGCACTGAAGGCTATAGAACTGCAGAGGTTACTATAGGAGGGGTAGATTGCAATGCGATATCTTCGAAAACCATGGAAGCAAATGACATTCCGGGATTGTATTTTATTGGCGAAGCGTTGGATGTTACAGGCTGGTTAGGCGGTTATAACTTTCAATGGGCTTGGTCTTCTGGTTGGGCCGCAGGCCAGGTGGCGTAA
- a CDS encoding VIT1/CCC1 transporter family protein, producing the protein MQHKEYHRIGRIGWLRAAVLGANDGIISTASLLIAVAAAHTPHQGILIAGIAGLIAGAMSMAAGEYISVSSQADTEKSALQREQIELEASLPNEIEELTTIYINRGLEPKLAKEVVKQLMAKDPLGSHARDELGITEISSARPFQAALFSAGSFTLGSLLPLLIVLMVPGPYLILILSVMAVLLLALLGGVAAKVGGAKIMVGTVRVVVWGSLAMLVSAGIGSLLGIAV; encoded by the coding sequence ATGCAACATAAAGAATATCATCGAATCGGGCGGATTGGCTGGTTACGAGCTGCCGTACTGGGTGCAAACGACGGCATCATTTCTACGGCGAGCCTGTTGATTGCTGTCGCTGCGGCTCATACACCACATCAAGGGATTCTCATAGCCGGTATTGCGGGGTTGATTGCAGGTGCCATGTCGATGGCTGCGGGTGAATATATTTCTGTAAGCTCCCAGGCGGACACCGAGAAATCAGCTCTGCAGCGTGAGCAAATAGAGCTTGAGGCGAGCCTGCCCAATGAAATAGAGGAACTAACCACAATCTACATCAACCGTGGATTAGAGCCTAAGCTAGCGAAAGAAGTGGTAAAGCAGTTGATGGCTAAAGACCCGTTAGGCAGCCATGCTCGCGATGAGCTGGGTATTACAGAAATATCAAGTGCGCGCCCTTTTCAGGCAGCACTATTTTCTGCTGGCAGTTTTACCCTCGGTTCCTTATTGCCCCTCTTGATTGTTTTAATGGTTCCAGGCCCTTATCTTATTCTAATCCTTTCTGTAATGGCGGTCCTGTTGCTGGCATTGCTGGGTGGCGTGGCTGCAAAGGTGGGCGGGGCAAAAATAATGGTCGGTACTGTGCGCGTCGTGGTTTGGGGAAGCCTGGCAATGCTGGTAAGTGCAGGTATTGGTTCATTGCTGGGCATCGCTGTATAA
- a CDS encoding isoaspartyl peptidase/L-asparaginase family protein translates to MSKIAIAIHAGAENENSFVEENPQIHKQGLEAAVKRGYEVLRRGGSALKAVEEAVICLEDNPLFNAGRGSALNARGEVEMDAAIMCGKTAKAGAVSMARNVKNPITLARMVMNDSKHVFLSGYGALHFANMEDLVLEPESYFITEQQFKAFLESRDSQDLQQFLRKKYHGTVGAVALDKEGNLASATSTGGTPNCLPGRIGDSCVIGAGCYAHNPTCAVSATGEGEFLITGVVASAVSFIKELLNKNLQEACDEVIHKRNPKTFEMGLISVSQEGHIGISFNTKLMKRAWIDVDGHLHVKIKKED, encoded by the coding sequence TTGAGTAAAATAGCTATTGCTATTCATGCAGGAGCAGAAAATGAAAACTCTTTTGTGGAAGAAAATCCTCAAATTCATAAACAGGGTTTAGAAGCTGCTGTAAAAAGGGGTTATGAAGTTCTTCGCAGAGGAGGCAGCGCACTAAAGGCTGTTGAGGAGGCGGTGATCTGTTTGGAAGACAACCCTTTATTCAATGCCGGGCGTGGTTCAGCTTTGAATGCCAGAGGTGAAGTGGAAATGGATGCCGCAATCATGTGCGGTAAAACTGCAAAGGCAGGCGCTGTGTCAATGGCTCGAAATGTTAAAAATCCAATTACCCTTGCCCGCATGGTGATGAATGACTCAAAGCATGTTTTTTTATCCGGTTACGGGGCTTTGCATTTTGCCAACATGGAAGATCTTGTACTCGAACCAGAGTCCTATTTCATCACAGAACAACAATTTAAAGCCTTTTTGGAAAGCCGGGACTCCCAGGACTTACAACAGTTTTTACGCAAAAAATATCATGGGACAGTAGGCGCCGTAGCTTTAGATAAAGAAGGCAACTTGGCCTCGGCCACTTCAACAGGAGGCACGCCAAATTGCTTGCCTGGCAGAATCGGCGACAGTTGCGTCATTGGCGCTGGATGCTATGCCCATAATCCAACTTGTGCAGTTTCTGCCACTGGAGAAGGTGAATTTCTTATCACGGGAGTCGTTGCCAGTGCCGTTTCCTTTATAAAGGAGCTTTTAAATAAAAATTTGCAGGAAGCCTGTGATGAAGTGATTCACAAAAGAAACCCTAAGACATTTGAAATGGGACTTATCTCAGTCAGTCAGGAAGGGCATATCGGCATTTCATTTAACACAAAGCTAATGAAACGCGCCTGGATTGATGTAGACGGTCATCTTCATGTGAAAATAAAAAAAGAGGATTAA
- a CDS encoding FRG domain-containing protein: MRYNHSLHLFVKNNPNNVSKQDAASFLLRDAEYWRQETTFQQMFERYLPTIINRHSLKDGALIQQANPYEDLAAVDETLPQHYGIPTAALDWLYNFHVAIHFALGNESKQNSKFLALYAFKILDPQSPIKMLDRNIHTENIRAERQEGTFSYYSHPCSFFLQNGAFPSLNYFSQRYKNRLDTCRFELKEFLIERTESNLCYLKGLLKEKGMNKKYLFPDVIEQAEFTS, translated from the coding sequence ATGCGCTACAACCATTCTCTCCATCTTTTTGTTAAAAATAATCCCAATAACGTCTCTAAACAGGATGCTGCTAGTTTTTTATTACGTGACGCTGAGTATTGGAGGCAGGAAACAACTTTTCAACAGATGTTCGAAAGATACCTCCCAACCATTATTAACCGTCACAGTTTAAAGGATGGTGCGCTCATTCAGCAAGCTAATCCCTATGAAGATCTGGCTGCTGTAGACGAGACATTGCCACAACATTACGGGATCCCAACTGCAGCATTAGATTGGTTATATAATTTTCATGTGGCTATTCATTTTGCTTTAGGAAATGAATCTAAGCAAAACTCCAAATTTCTTGCTTTATACGCTTTTAAAATCCTTGATCCTCAGTCGCCAATTAAAATGCTTGATAGAAATATACACACAGAAAACATTAGAGCGGAAAGACAAGAGGGTACTTTCAGCTATTATAGCCATCCGTGTTCTTTCTTTTTGCAAAACGGAGCTTTCCCATCATTAAATTATTTTAGTCAACGCTATAAAAATCGATTGGACACCTGTAGATTTGAACTTAAGGAGTTTTTGATTGAACGAACAGAAAGCAACTTATGCTACCTCAAGGGGCTACTGAAAGAGAAGGGGATGAATAAGAAGTATCTTTTTCCTGATGTGATCGAGCAAGCTGAATTCACCTCTTAA
- a CDS encoding aminoglycoside adenylyltransferase domain-containing protein has product MLNTVNLQIQNQIQESLDLLKIVLGADLLGIYLYGSSIVGGLQKYSDIDLLVVISHSMTLDERKQIIAHLLKTSGIYMKSIQLPIEMTFVRKAAINPWHYPPQFDFQYGEWLRASFEHGKVDLWPTQEMPDLALIITQVLLKNHILFGLEPKQLLPKVPYGDFVRAMLHDLGRLTEDLEHDTRNVLLTYARIWSTLKTNAIRSKPAAADWAIPNLPEAQQVVMRRAKAICVGLESEHWEDIASLIKPCADFMRAQIHQASLLIDLNDSNNHIKLAE; this is encoded by the coding sequence GTGCTAAATACAGTTAATTTGCAAATACAAAATCAAATCCAAGAAAGCTTAGATCTGTTAAAGATCGTTTTGGGGGCCGATCTTTTGGGAATTTATCTTTATGGGTCATCTATTGTAGGCGGACTACAAAAGTACAGTGACATTGATTTACTGGTTGTGATAAGCCACTCCATGACTTTAGATGAAAGAAAGCAGATAATTGCCCACCTCCTTAAAACCTCGGGCATTTATATGAAAAGCATTCAATTGCCAATTGAAATGACCTTTGTCCGAAAGGCTGCAATTAATCCCTGGCATTATCCACCTCAGTTTGATTTTCAATATGGCGAATGGTTAAGGGCTTCTTTTGAACATGGCAAGGTTGACCTTTGGCCGACACAAGAAATGCCAGATCTTGCGCTGATTATTACCCAGGTTTTATTAAAAAATCACATTTTATTTGGCTTGGAACCAAAACAACTGCTGCCCAAAGTGCCCTATGGTGATTTTGTAAGAGCAATGCTTCATGATCTAGGCAGGCTTACTGAAGATTTAGAGCATGACACTCGAAATGTGCTACTGACCTATGCTCGAATTTGGAGTACCTTAAAAACCAATGCGATTCGATCAAAACCAGCGGCGGCTGATTGGGCAATTCCTAACTTACCTGAGGCACAGCAAGTCGTAATGCGGCGCGCTAAAGCAATCTGCGTTGGTTTAGAAAGTGAACATTGGGAGGATATTGCATCATTGATAAAGCCTTGTGCAGATTTCATGCGGGCACAAATACATCAAGCCTCTTTATTAATTGATTTGAACGATTCCAATAATCATATAAAGCTTGCTGAATGA